A single Theropithecus gelada isolate Dixy chromosome 7b, Tgel_1.0, whole genome shotgun sequence DNA region contains:
- the LOC112629074 gene encoding putative ubiquitin-conjugating enzyme E2Q2-like protein, translated as MFKEKLTMKRDSLTKEKLECSLWCCLSDPSPPGLAACCCVLERRIVPWMRQESYSSSSLIWFVDSDEPNLMSVLERLEDTKNNNLVRKEAKLFSLFLMNMIFRN; from the exons ATGTTTAAGGAGAAACTAACAATGAAAAGGGACTCACTGACAAAGGAAAAGTTGGAATGCAGCCTCTGGTGCTGTTTGAGCGATCCTTCTCCCCCTGGCCTGGCTGCCTGCTGCTGTGTTCTGGAAAGGCGCATTGTACCCTGGATGCGGCAG GAATCCTATTCATCTTCTTCACTGATATGGTTTGTGGACTCTGATGAGCCAAATCTGATGTCAGTTCTGGAACGTCTAGAAGATACTAAGAACAACAATTTGGTGAGGAAAGAAGCCaagctattttctcttttcctcatgaacatgatatttagaaattaa